A section of the Prochlorococcus sp. MIT 1341 genome encodes:
- a CDS encoding lipid-A-disaccharide synthase-related protein, whose product MVSADRIRQSNQALLVLSNGHGEDLIALRVLESIHRLEPSLKLEVMPLVGQGKIFQLPISEGWLRKIGPEASLPSGGFSNQSLKAFVSDLFAGLTLICIDQWKTIRRAARKGNVILAIGDCLPLFMAWSSGSSYGFVGTPKSDYTWRSGPGYSLSDYYHNWKGSEWDPWECALMRSSRCKLVAVRDALTARGLRRLNVMAIAPGNPMMDELHRNSCPPSLRSYRRVLLLCGSRIPEAMRNFERLLICLEDLNLNEPTAVLVALGSEPTIGQLALVLKAQGYAPVNIQSDDFESRFCWGKNSRLVLLGSGKFASWAGWAEVGITAAGTATEQLVGLGKPAVSLIGPGPQFNRDFALRQSRLLAGAVEPFTDSKALSEKLKLLLENHKLRQRLGLRGIRRMGPSGGSKALAELVSSCLLGV is encoded by the coding sequence GTGGTCTCTGCGGATCGTATCAGGCAGAGTAACCAGGCACTATTGGTTCTTTCAAATGGACATGGAGAGGATTTAATAGCTCTAAGAGTTTTGGAATCCATCCATAGATTGGAACCTAGCTTGAAGCTTGAAGTAATGCCATTAGTTGGTCAAGGTAAAATTTTTCAATTGCCAATATCAGAGGGCTGGCTTCGAAAAATTGGTCCGGAAGCCTCTTTGCCTAGTGGGGGCTTTAGTAATCAGAGTCTCAAGGCTTTTGTCTCGGATTTATTTGCGGGTTTAACTCTTATTTGCATAGATCAATGGAAGACAATCCGCAGAGCAGCGCGCAAAGGAAATGTAATTCTCGCGATAGGAGACTGCTTACCTTTGTTCATGGCTTGGAGTAGTGGCTCTTCTTACGGATTTGTTGGTACTCCAAAAAGTGATTACACCTGGAGAAGTGGCCCTGGATATTCTTTGAGCGACTATTACCACAACTGGAAAGGGAGTGAATGGGATCCTTGGGAATGTGCATTGATGAGATCTTCACGTTGCAAGCTAGTTGCAGTCAGAGACGCATTGACAGCTCGTGGTTTAAGGCGGCTCAATGTGATGGCTATTGCCCCAGGTAATCCAATGATGGATGAGTTGCATAGGAACTCTTGCCCTCCTTCGTTGAGGAGTTATCGAAGAGTCCTTTTGCTTTGCGGGAGCCGTATTCCTGAAGCAATGCGTAATTTTGAGAGATTGCTGATTTGCTTGGAAGATTTGAACCTGAATGAGCCAACTGCTGTTTTAGTTGCTCTAGGTTCGGAACCAACCATTGGCCAATTAGCCCTTGTCTTAAAGGCCCAGGGTTATGCCCCAGTAAATATCCAATCTGATGATTTTGAATCGCGGTTTTGTTGGGGGAAGAACTCTAGGCTTGTATTGCTTGGCTCTGGGAAATTTGCTTCTTGGGCTGGTTGGGCAGAGGTTGGTATTACAGCTGCTGGTACGGCTACCGAACAATTAGTTGGGCTTGGAAAACCGGCAGTTTCTTTAATCGGTCCTGGGCCTCAATTTAATCGTGATTTCGCATTGCGTCAGAGCCGTCTTTTGGCTGGGGCAGTAGAACCATTTACTGATTCAAAGGCTCTTTCAGAAAAATTAAAATTACTTTTGGAGAATCATAAACTTAGGCAGCGCTTAGGCCTTAGGGGGATTAGGCGCATGGGGCCGTCTGGGGGAAGTAAAGCCTTGGCAGAACTTGTCTCGAGTTGTCTTTTGGGAGTTTAA
- a CDS encoding N-acetylmuramoyl-L-alanine amidase: protein MISLSKRLSFTLIGILLTFTPINFAKQLSNLKVDSLIGSRVNLPSFWIGKGQINHDVHILVMAGHADSQGMNGAGTSGYVVDLKGAAPMDSSMRDELYWNLLVCKELVLLGRRYGLNISFYDPEIRTLVDANDPRTNWSNGYRHALNGGYPLEIHFDAYGPDGYGSGLIPAVTDDLNSIDESLASDFGRYPLLFRGGLGAPRRQIRILEIGKLEGELEDRLRDASTRDKTIRTIAIRITNSILKGLNKDTITVKL from the coding sequence ATGATTAGTTTAAGCAAGAGACTTTCGTTTACTTTGATTGGCATTTTGTTGACTTTTACACCTATTAATTTTGCTAAGCAACTCTCAAACTTAAAAGTAGATTCTTTAATCGGTTCACGTGTAAATCTACCTAGTTTCTGGATAGGGAAAGGTCAAATTAATCATGACGTCCATATTTTAGTTATGGCTGGACATGCTGATTCTCAAGGAATGAATGGTGCTGGCACTTCTGGTTATGTAGTTGATTTAAAAGGTGCTGCCCCAATGGATAGTTCCATGCGAGATGAATTGTATTGGAATTTACTTGTCTGTAAAGAACTTGTGTTATTAGGTAGACGTTATGGATTAAATATTAGTTTTTATGATCCCGAAATTCGTACATTGGTTGATGCTAATGACCCTAGAACCAATTGGTCAAATGGGTATAGGCATGCTTTGAATGGAGGTTATCCATTGGAAATACACTTTGATGCATATGGACCTGATGGCTATGGCTCAGGTTTAATACCTGCTGTTACTGATGATTTGAATAGTATTGATGAAAGCTTGGCCAGTGACTTTGGTCGATATCCTTTACTATTTAGGGGAGGGCTCGGTGCACCAAGGAGACAAATTCGAATTCTTGAAATAGGAAAATTAGAAGGTGAACTTGAAGATAGACTTCGAGATGCATCTACTAGAGATAAAACAATCAGGACTATAGCTATTAGAATTACTAATTCTATTTTAAAAGGTCTAAACAAAGATACTATAACTGTTAAGTTATAG
- a CDS encoding cofactor assembly of complex C subunit B codes for MSKVLSSTLLLTLLLAIGLVFFLRAASKDRTTVVDVFSSKPPIEVLDGISLWLEGRGWIRDGGDLEKKLLRFRGSVSSSNGLAILLSIYGMVGSACLGLVLVQLYPFLGWWPLLLSALGPVAGAFYQRKASRIEAVELRLISSPESDNSQLRVRAHRDELIAMELELSNSLALASDGSLLSSPI; via the coding sequence ATGTCTAAAGTCCTCTCCTCAACTCTTTTATTGACCCTATTATTAGCAATTGGGTTGGTCTTTTTTCTTCGGGCAGCGAGTAAGGATCGTACAACCGTTGTTGATGTTTTTTCTTCAAAGCCACCAATTGAAGTATTAGATGGAATAAGTCTTTGGCTAGAAGGAAGGGGATGGATTAGAGATGGTGGGGATTTAGAAAAGAAATTGTTGCGGTTTAGAGGGAGCGTTTCTTCTAGCAATGGACTGGCTATTTTATTGTCAATTTATGGAATGGTTGGTTCAGCTTGCTTGGGCTTAGTACTGGTACAGCTTTATCCATTTTTAGGTTGGTGGCCACTTTTGCTTTCTGCCCTTGGACCTGTTGCCGGTGCTTTTTATCAGCGCAAAGCATCACGAATTGAGGCTGTCGAATTGCGCTTGATTAGTTCTCCCGAAAGTGATAATAGTCAGTTAAGGGTTAGGGCTCATAGAGATGAGTTGATTGCTATGGAGTTAGAGCTTTCTAATAGCTTAGCTTTAGCAAGCGATGGCTCATTACTGTCCTCTCCTATTTAA
- a CDS encoding anthranilate synthase component I family protein, producing MVSSDRSSFYEAASKGSNFIPLARSWPADLETPLSTWMKVGQGNPPGVLLESVEGGEIVGRWSVVASNPLWTAKCRGDRMQRIWRCGKEEEYVGNPFEGLRTWLSGYKTVTLPNLPPLGQLYGMWGFELIGWMEPKVISHERGPKDPPDGAWMLMDSILIVDQVKRLITAVVYGDLTDGQTPDEAYTKAFKRLDELERKMSDPIPFSQPLRWQEAVKEYPGVTSNCTQQEFESAVKLAKEHIAAGDVFQLVLSQRLEARVEKQPLDLYRSLRMVNPSPYMAFFDFGDWQLIGSSPEVMVRAEPSQDGILASLRPIAGTRPRGLTQDEDEQLKKELLADPKEIAEHVMLVDLGRNDLGRVSRPGSVSVKQLMVIEKYSHVMHMVSEVEGLLSPENDVWDLLISSFPAGTVSGAPKIRAMQLINELESQSRGPYSGVYGSVDLTGALNTAITIRTMIVSPHSKGGLRVQVQAGAGVVADSNPESEYKETLNKARGMLSAIACLDVS from the coding sequence ATGGTTAGTTCTGATCGTTCCTCTTTTTATGAGGCAGCTTCTAAAGGTTCAAATTTCATTCCTTTAGCCAGGAGTTGGCCAGCTGATTTGGAGACACCTCTCTCAACTTGGATGAAGGTTGGGCAAGGTAATCCTCCAGGTGTACTGCTTGAGTCAGTTGAAGGTGGTGAAATTGTTGGACGTTGGAGTGTTGTGGCTAGTAATCCTTTATGGACTGCTAAATGTAGAGGCGATCGTATGCAAAGGATATGGCGTTGTGGAAAAGAAGAAGAATATGTAGGGAATCCTTTTGAAGGTCTAAGAACCTGGTTGTCTGGATATAAGACAGTTACCCTTCCAAATCTTCCTCCTTTAGGACAGCTTTATGGAATGTGGGGATTTGAATTGATTGGTTGGATGGAGCCAAAGGTCATTTCACATGAACGGGGTCCTAAGGATCCACCCGATGGTGCTTGGATGTTGATGGATAGCATTCTCATTGTCGATCAAGTGAAAAGACTAATAACTGCTGTCGTATATGGAGATCTAACTGATGGGCAAACTCCAGATGAAGCCTATACAAAAGCTTTTAAAAGGCTTGACGAGCTTGAAAGAAAAATGTCCGACCCCATTCCTTTTAGTCAACCTTTGAGATGGCAAGAAGCAGTTAAGGAGTATCCAGGGGTCACTAGCAATTGCACACAACAGGAGTTTGAAAGTGCTGTCAAATTGGCAAAGGAACATATTGCTGCAGGCGATGTCTTTCAATTAGTTCTTAGTCAGCGCTTAGAAGCAAGAGTTGAAAAGCAACCTCTTGATTTGTATCGCAGTTTGCGCATGGTTAACCCTTCTCCATATATGGCTTTTTTTGATTTTGGAGATTGGCAGTTAATTGGTTCCAGCCCTGAGGTTATGGTCAGGGCAGAGCCTAGCCAGGATGGAATTCTTGCAAGCCTTAGGCCTATTGCTGGTACTCGTCCTAGGGGTTTAACCCAGGATGAGGATGAGCAGTTAAAAAAAGAGTTATTGGCTGACCCTAAAGAAATAGCAGAGCATGTGATGCTTGTTGATCTTGGTCGCAACGACCTTGGTCGAGTTAGTAGGCCTGGAAGTGTTTCTGTAAAGCAATTAATGGTAATTGAGAAGTATTCACATGTAATGCACATGGTTAGTGAAGTTGAAGGTCTTCTTTCTCCAGAGAATGATGTTTGGGATTTATTAATCTCTTCGTTTCCTGCAGGTACTGTTAGTGGAGCGCCAAAGATACGAGCTATGCAGTTAATTAACGAATTAGAATCTCAATCACGCGGGCCTTATTCGGGAGTCTATGGTTCTGTGGATTTGACAGGTGCATTAAATACTGCAATTACTATTCGCACCATGATTGTTAGCCCTCATTCAAAAGGGGGCTTGCGAGTTCAGGTTCAAGCAGGGGCTGGTGTGGTAGCAGATTCCAATCCAGAGTCTGAATATAAGGAGACCCTGAATAAGGCTCGAGGGATGCTCTCAGCTATTGCTTGTTTGGACGTAAGTTAG
- a CDS encoding ribonuclease D, producing MSQVNSTPANFKVFDQDLDLTWENRYEKASTLAVDTEAMGLIHGRDRLCLVQICDSQDNVACVRINKGQRSAPRLKKILESSSIEKIMHFARFDVAALAQGLDIKMNSIFCTKIASRLARTYSPRHGLKEVILELVGVELDKQAQSSDWGKMENLNESQLAYAANDTRYLIPARMRLEEMLRREGRWEIAQECFRCIPVLSNLDRMHFNHIFEH from the coding sequence ATGTCACAAGTAAATTCTACCCCAGCAAATTTCAAGGTATTTGATCAAGACCTTGATCTGACCTGGGAAAATCGCTATGAGAAAGCATCAACTCTTGCTGTAGATACTGAAGCCATGGGACTTATCCATGGGCGAGACAGGCTTTGTCTTGTACAAATTTGTGATTCTCAAGACAATGTTGCTTGCGTAAGAATCAACAAAGGCCAACGATCCGCACCAAGACTGAAGAAAATCTTAGAGTCAAGCTCGATAGAGAAGATTATGCATTTTGCGCGATTTGATGTTGCCGCATTGGCGCAAGGATTAGATATAAAAATGAACTCGATATTCTGCACAAAAATTGCAAGTCGACTTGCTCGTACTTATAGTCCGAGACATGGATTAAAGGAAGTAATACTTGAACTAGTAGGAGTGGAATTAGACAAACAAGCTCAAAGCAGTGACTGGGGTAAAATGGAGAATCTGAATGAATCACAACTGGCTTATGCAGCAAACGATACTAGATACCTCATACCAGCAAGAATGCGCCTTGAAGAAATGCTTCGTAGAGAGGGAAGGTGGGAAATTGCACAAGAATGCTTCAGATGTATTCCTGTTCTCTCAAACCTAGATCGAATGCATTTCAATCATATATTTGAACATTAA
- a CDS encoding recombinase family protein: protein MSDQKVEDSLLNIGRCSYVLNDSLHEDDSVTERPGFLMVLNRLKKGDELVVEKLDSLGLTSAEAARRLHLLHNQGISLRTIKGDFDSRELSEASEKLFALVTALLAIGSNHDEKNQPKKDVCKTLENRNLGGRPRTSEVKEKLVLRLRADGFSYRSIRDQTSISLSTIRRIIAEEKSAG, encoded by the coding sequence GTGAGTGATCAGAAGGTAGAAGATAGCCTGCTGAATATTGGTAGATGTTCGTATGTTTTGAATGATTCTCTTCATGAAGATGATTCTGTAACCGAAAGACCAGGATTTTTAATGGTTCTCAATCGTTTAAAAAAGGGAGACGAGCTTGTTGTCGAGAAACTAGATTCCTTAGGCTTAACGTCAGCAGAAGCAGCTAGGAGATTGCATTTATTACATAACCAAGGGATTTCTCTGAGAACCATTAAAGGAGATTTTGATAGTAGGGAATTGAGCGAAGCTTCAGAAAAGTTGTTTGCCCTTGTTACAGCGCTATTGGCAATTGGAAGTAATCATGATGAGAAAAATCAGCCCAAAAAAGATGTATGTAAGACACTAGAAAATAGGAATTTAGGGGGAAGGCCAAGGACGAGTGAAGTGAAAGAAAAGTTGGTTTTACGTCTTCGAGCAGATGGTTTCTCATATCGCTCTATTAGAGATCAGACTAGTATCTCGCTTTCAACTATTAGAAGAATTATAGCTGAGGAGAAATCAGCTGGTTAA
- a CDS encoding sensor histidine kinase: MAQGLTPGKVDEETVRRLWWAALETLQEDVLLPMNPSSGIWIAAPLPALYEPRLLKRFKGWVWAPEQLSNLHVPFGGFLLPSKTRSISQQSIADEGHFKRMPLRQDDGQDPLLIIITPDIQVALALSGKKGERHLLMRSDPDAIADLLKILDLRIDDEDHAQANELRLALAALGQLESNPGLEQLFWPRLAERLAAIAPSLTLQTIPDKSNESEPINEQTAELSLLEAITHEVRTPLATIRTLIRSLLRRTDLPDIVENRLKQIDTECTEQIDRFGLIFNAAELQRQPQETSRLARTDLGKMLELLYPSASYQLERRGVRLRLDISPDLSHVLSDPERLELMLGGLIDRTSRGLPPGSSLTLKLRPAGHRLKLQILIEEIDPYINGCASKQQNAQLGPVLSWNPNTGSLELTKAATQQLLASLGGRLTDRRDNGLTVFFPVADCNV, translated from the coding sequence ATGGCTCAAGGGCTTACTCCTGGAAAGGTTGATGAAGAGACTGTTCGACGTCTTTGGTGGGCTGCATTAGAGACTCTTCAGGAAGATGTTTTGCTACCAATGAATCCATCTTCAGGGATTTGGATAGCCGCTCCACTACCAGCACTTTATGAACCTCGTTTATTAAAACGTTTTAAAGGATGGGTTTGGGCTCCTGAACAATTAAGCAATTTACATGTTCCTTTTGGAGGCTTTTTGCTCCCTAGCAAAACCAGATCAATATCTCAGCAAAGCATTGCAGATGAAGGCCACTTTAAAAGGATGCCTTTAAGACAAGATGATGGACAAGATCCATTGTTGATAATAATTACTCCTGATATTCAGGTTGCACTTGCTTTGTCAGGGAAAAAAGGCGAAAGACACCTCCTTATGAGGAGTGATCCTGATGCTATTGCTGATTTGTTAAAGATTTTGGATTTGAGAATTGATGATGAAGATCATGCTCAGGCAAATGAATTGCGTCTCGCGTTAGCAGCTTTAGGGCAATTAGAAAGTAATCCTGGCCTTGAACAGTTGTTCTGGCCAAGATTGGCTGAGAGGCTTGCAGCGATTGCTCCAAGCCTTACGTTGCAAACAATCCCGGATAAATCAAATGAGTCTGAGCCTATTAATGAGCAAACTGCGGAACTGTCACTTTTGGAGGCTATTACGCATGAGGTACGAACACCTTTAGCAACTATCAGAACACTGATTCGCTCTCTGTTAAGACGAACGGATCTCCCAGATATTGTTGAAAATCGTTTAAAACAGATTGATACGGAGTGTACAGAGCAAATTGATCGGTTTGGTTTGATTTTTAATGCGGCAGAATTACAGCGTCAGCCTCAAGAGACTTCAAGACTGGCAAGAACTGATTTAGGGAAAATGTTGGAATTGTTATATCCCTCTGCAAGTTATCAATTAGAAAGGAGAGGTGTTCGACTTCGACTCGACATTTCGCCTGACCTTTCCCATGTATTAAGTGATCCAGAGCGGCTTGAATTGATGCTAGGCGGTCTTATAGATAGAACGAGTCGGGGTCTTCCTCCTGGCTCTAGTCTTACTTTGAAGCTGCGCCCAGCAGGACATCGATTGAAACTTCAAATACTTATTGAAGAAATTGATCCATATATCAATGGTTGTGCAAGCAAACAACAAAACGCACAGCTTGGGCCGGTATTAAGTTGGAACCCAAATACTGGCAGTTTGGAACTTACCAAGGCCGCTACGCAACAATTGTTGGCTAGTTTGGGTGGTCGCTTAACAGATCGACGTGATAATGGCTTGACCGTGTTTTTCCCAGTTGCGGACTGTAATGTTTGA
- the hemF gene encoding oxygen-dependent coproporphyrinogen oxidase translates to MPPENSRDRARELVLNLQDKICSGLEEIDGTGKFQEESWDRPEGGGGRSRVMKDGTIFEQGGVNFSEVHGEELPPSILNQRPEAKGHQWFATGTSMVLHPRNPYVPTVHLNYRYFEAGPVWWFGGGADLTPFYPFLEDARHFHQTHKDACDSIDPHFHKVFKPWCDEYFYLKHREEARGIGGIFYDYQNGSGNLYKGQNFDGKTAKISREIGEKNFHWETLFNLATSCGNAFLPSYCPIIEKRKDLNFGEKERQFQLYRRGRYVEFNLVWDRGTIFGLQTNGRTESILMSLPPLARWEYGYLSESGSREALLTDIFTQPQDWLNDNNLEKLCRNNNAIT, encoded by the coding sequence ATGCCACCCGAAAACTCCAGGGATAGAGCACGTGAATTAGTTCTCAATCTTCAAGATAAAATCTGCTCTGGTCTTGAAGAAATTGACGGAACAGGGAAATTTCAGGAAGAATCATGGGATCGCCCAGAGGGAGGCGGGGGCAGATCCAGAGTAATGAAAGACGGAACAATATTTGAACAAGGAGGTGTAAATTTTTCTGAGGTCCATGGTGAAGAACTACCTCCTTCAATCCTGAATCAACGCCCAGAGGCTAAAGGCCATCAATGGTTTGCTACTGGAACATCGATGGTTCTTCATCCCCGGAATCCATATGTTCCTACTGTTCACCTTAATTACCGTTATTTCGAAGCAGGACCAGTGTGGTGGTTTGGAGGAGGAGCAGATTTAACACCTTTTTATCCTTTTCTTGAAGATGCTCGTCACTTTCATCAAACACATAAAGATGCATGTGATTCAATTGACCCACATTTTCACAAGGTTTTCAAACCATGGTGTGACGAATATTTCTACTTAAAGCATCGTGAAGAGGCACGAGGAATAGGAGGAATCTTCTATGATTATCAAAATGGCTCTGGGAATTTATACAAAGGTCAGAATTTTGACGGAAAGACTGCAAAGATTTCTAGAGAGATTGGAGAAAAAAATTTTCATTGGGAGACATTATTTAATCTAGCTACTTCATGTGGAAACGCATTTCTCCCATCATATTGTCCAATAATTGAAAAGAGAAAGGATCTTAATTTTGGTGAGAAAGAGCGTCAGTTTCAATTATATAGAAGAGGCAGATATGTAGAGTTTAATCTTGTCTGGGACAGAGGAACTATTTTCGGTCTACAAACAAATGGTCGCACTGAGTCAATCTTGATGTCATTACCACCCCTGGCGCGCTGGGAATATGGTTATTTGTCAGAGTCTGGATCACGTGAAGCACTTTTAACTGATATCTTCACTCAACCTCAAGATTGGCTAAATGATAATAATCTTGAGAAACTATGCCGAAATAATAATGCTATAACTTAA
- a CDS encoding Mrp/NBP35 family ATP-binding protein, translated as MSLTNQVNNILGEVKDSGSGRPVAELGWVDQVRVIPPRVILRMNLPAFANSQRERIAQEIRDSLSNLDGISDVQIELANSQSPPDSPIGQAGHGQVAEPQSIPGVKKVIAVSSGKGGVGKSTVAVNLACALAKQGFKVGLLDADIYGPNTPTMLGVADQTPHVTGSGTSQIISPIQSSGICMISMGLLIEESQPVIWRGPMLNGIIRQFLYQCNWGELDVLIVDLPPGTGDAQLSLAQAVPMVGVVIVTTPQRVSLQDSRRGLAMFVQMGIPILGVVENMSFFVPPDMPEKRYAIFGSGGGKQLALEKDVDLLAEIPMEMPVQEGGNKGCPIVIDKPESFSADAFIKLAKVISQKSGLSSE; from the coding sequence ATGAGTCTTACCAATCAAGTAAATAATATTCTCGGCGAAGTAAAGGATTCTGGAAGTGGGCGTCCTGTTGCTGAGCTGGGGTGGGTTGATCAAGTTCGTGTAATCCCTCCAAGAGTGATATTGAGAATGAATCTTCCAGCCTTTGCAAATTCTCAAAGGGAGCGAATTGCTCAAGAAATAAGAGATTCCTTGTCTAATTTGGATGGCATTAGCGATGTACAGATAGAATTGGCTAATTCTCAATCGCCACCTGATTCACCAATAGGCCAGGCAGGGCATGGTCAAGTTGCAGAGCCGCAATCTATCCCTGGAGTGAAGAAAGTAATTGCTGTTAGCAGCGGAAAAGGTGGAGTGGGCAAAAGCACGGTTGCAGTAAACCTGGCTTGTGCATTAGCTAAGCAGGGCTTCAAGGTAGGTCTTTTAGATGCAGATATTTATGGGCCAAATACTCCAACCATGCTTGGAGTGGCTGACCAAACTCCTCATGTAACTGGTTCAGGGACTAGCCAAATCATTTCTCCAATCCAAAGTTCTGGTATTTGTATGATTTCGATGGGCCTTCTTATAGAGGAAAGCCAGCCAGTAATTTGGCGTGGGCCAATGTTAAATGGCATTATTCGCCAATTTCTTTATCAGTGTAATTGGGGAGAACTGGATGTATTAATTGTGGATTTACCTCCAGGAACTGGTGATGCCCAATTGTCTTTAGCGCAGGCAGTGCCAATGGTTGGAGTAGTCATCGTGACAACACCCCAGAGGGTTTCATTACAGGATTCCAGAAGAGGCCTTGCAATGTTTGTCCAGATGGGTATTCCTATTCTTGGAGTTGTAGAAAATATGTCTTTTTTTGTGCCACCTGATATGCCAGAAAAACGTTACGCAATATTTGGCTCTGGTGGTGGAAAGCAGCTGGCACTTGAGAAAGATGTAGATCTATTGGCTGAGATACCTATGGAAATGCCTGTCCAAGAAGGTGGGAATAAAGGGTGTCCAATTGTAATAGATAAACCTGAATCATTTAGTGCAGATGCCTTTATCAAATTGGCAAAGGTTATATCTCAGAAATCTGGATTAAGTAGTGAATAA
- the rodA gene encoding rod shape-determining protein RodA, translating into MWAIPIGLVILSGCLIASTQRNSDFADWYQHWLTACVGVLVALGLARLPLRRYKPFLFPMYCVTVLSLIAVRVIGVSALGSQRWLSFGGIHFQPSELAKIVAILLLAAVLERHPISKPVDLIRPLVVISIPWGLVFVQPDLGTSLVFGAVLITMLYWSGMKLEWVVIFFSGLITAIFTAGYPWGLLLWIPLISLLAYRTLPFRVTFASLIFLFQILIAFATPWIWENGLKAYQRDRLLLFLDPSKDPLGGGYHLLQSTIGIGSGGLFGSGLLQGELTKLQFIPEQHTDFIFSALGEETGFLGTFIVVFSFALLIFELLKIARRARTDYESLVVIGIATMVMFQVIVNIFMTIGLGPVTGIPLPFMSYGRTALVINFMAIGICLSVARQSFLNSENL; encoded by the coding sequence ATGTGGGCTATTCCTATTGGTTTGGTCATACTGTCAGGTTGTTTGATTGCGAGCACTCAGAGAAATTCTGACTTTGCTGATTGGTATCAACATTGGCTAACAGCATGTGTTGGTGTGTTAGTTGCGTTGGGGTTAGCACGTTTACCTTTGCGGAGATACAAGCCATTCTTGTTCCCAATGTATTGTGTAACTGTTCTCAGTCTTATTGCAGTTCGCGTTATAGGTGTATCTGCTTTAGGTTCCCAAAGATGGTTAAGTTTTGGAGGTATACATTTTCAACCTTCTGAGTTAGCAAAAATTGTAGCGATACTTCTACTTGCTGCAGTTCTTGAACGCCACCCAATTAGCAAACCTGTTGACTTAATTAGACCATTAGTCGTCATTTCTATCCCTTGGGGCCTTGTATTTGTTCAGCCTGATTTAGGCACATCTTTGGTATTTGGAGCTGTTCTGATAACAATGCTTTATTGGTCTGGCATGAAACTGGAGTGGGTCGTTATTTTCTTTTCGGGGCTAATAACTGCCATATTTACTGCAGGATATCCGTGGGGCCTTTTACTCTGGATTCCATTAATTTCACTATTGGCTTATAGAACATTGCCTTTTAGGGTTACTTTTGCTTCTTTAATATTTCTGTTTCAGATTCTTATTGCATTCGCCACTCCTTGGATTTGGGAAAATGGGTTAAAAGCTTATCAACGAGATAGGTTACTTTTGTTTCTTGATCCTTCCAAAGATCCTCTTGGAGGCGGTTATCATTTACTTCAAAGTACAATTGGGATAGGTTCTGGAGGTTTGTTTGGATCTGGTCTTTTGCAAGGGGAATTGACAAAACTGCAATTTATTCCTGAGCAGCATACTGATTTTATATTTAGTGCATTAGGAGAAGAAACTGGGTTTTTGGGAACATTTATAGTGGTTTTTAGTTTTGCTTTATTGATTTTTGAACTCTTGAAGATCGCAAGAAGAGCTAGAACTGATTATGAATCATTGGTTGTAATTGGCATAGCAACTATGGTGATGTTTCAGGTTATTGTTAATATCTTCATGACAATCGGGCTGGGTCCAGTTACTGGGATCCCTCTTCCTTTTATGAGTTATGGGAGGACAGCATTAGTGATTAATTTTATGGCAATAGGAATCTGTCTTTCCGTTGCTCGCCAATCATTTTTGAATTCTGAGAACTTGTGA
- a CDS encoding photosystem I reaction center subunit II, protein MASEALKGNLPKSIASTGGLLNSAETEEKYAITWSSGKAQAFELPTGGAAVMNEGENIMYFARKEQCLALGTQLRTSFKPRIEDYKIYRIFPGGDTEFLHPKDGVFPEKVNEGRPVVNHNPRRIGQNPNPSSLKFSGRNTYDA, encoded by the coding sequence ATGGCTTCTGAGGCTTTGAAAGGTAATCTCCCAAAGAGCATTGCCAGTACAGGTGGGCTTTTAAATTCTGCTGAAACTGAGGAAAAGTACGCCATCACTTGGTCAAGCGGGAAGGCTCAGGCTTTTGAGTTGCCCACTGGTGGTGCTGCGGTGATGAATGAGGGTGAAAACATCATGTATTTCGCTCGCAAGGAACAGTGTCTTGCTTTGGGAACTCAATTAAGAACTTCCTTTAAGCCAAGGATTGAAGATTACAAGATTTATCGCATCTTTCCTGGTGGCGATACTGAGTTTCTTCATCCAAAGGATGGTGTTTTCCCTGAAAAAGTCAATGAGGGACGTCCAGTCGTCAATCACAATCCTCGTCGAATTGGTCAGAACCCCAATCCCTCAAGTCTTAAGTTCAGCGGTAGAAATACTTACGACGCTTGA